A stretch of Planococcus citri chromosome 5, ihPlaCitr1.1, whole genome shotgun sequence DNA encodes these proteins:
- the LOC135847777 gene encoding myb-like protein U isoform X2: MSPKMDYDEWTPLGRGDPLKNDPTFDYSPPMVGKVKYWISPLLRTPDPPIVPIKELTTETSQITATITSSSSSSSSSSSLSATSKSSQLQSPASGFKHSTESIKRFYIDFKDPSDTSYVHLMNTKFNNKFIRPSQSVQYQNHFYTPTRQPPPAPLPMLVPPPPIEPNSYSSNKPSDINSTTSLTHSWDVNKPLPTTLASMAVPPAPIAVTSSVTKTFATAKPDPSGMPVMKTELPFLKLLLDKETSESYLAMAAPTTTVKPLTPNPLITFPNNKHSHAVKPPSYLIIQGHSKVKKYGSNKIERSDEALTQDTNDIVNEPTKYELPKEIRAGRQIGVEDFLPFDGILGDSFKDFVSSQAEGSGFGAELTRVMFPSYVRSTPTPELESPRSSEQLELDDESSLE, translated from the coding sequence ATGTCTCCGAAAATGGATTACGACGAATGGACGCCTTTGGGACGAGGCGATCCGTTAAAAAATGATCCTACCTTTGATTACTCTCCTCCGATGGTTGGCAAAGTGAAATACTGGATTAGTCCATTGCTGAGGACACCCGACCCGCCAATAGTTCCGATCAAAGAGTTAACTACAGAAACGAGTCAAATAACCGCCACAATtacctcatcatcatcatcgtcatcttcATCCTCATCATTATCAGCAACCAGTAAATCGTCTCAACTACAAAGTCCCGCATCCGGCTTCAAACATTCGACCGAATCGATCAAACGATTCTATATCGATTTCAAAGACCCGTCTGATACATCGTACGTGCATTTGATGAACACGAAATTTAACAATAAATTTATCCGACCGTCCCAAAGCGTCCAGTATCAGAACCATTTCTACACACCGACTCGTCAACCACCTCCAGCCCCGTTGCCTATGCTAGTACCTCCACCACCCATCGAACCTAATAGCTATTCGTCGAATAAACCATCGGATATTAATTCTACTACCTCTTTAACGCATTCATGGGATGTCAACAAACCTCTACCTACGACATTAGCATCCATGGCGGTACCACCGGCCCCCATTGCTGTAACGTCTTCGGTAACCAAGACTTTTGCGACTGCTAAGCCAGACCCATCAGGCATGCCAGTGATGAAAACAGAGTtgccttttttgaaacttttgctAGATAAAGAAACCTCAGAATCGTATCTAGCCATGGCAGCACCTACAACTACGGTTAAACCTCTAACGCCTAATCCTTTAATAACGTTCCCCAATAATAAACACAGCCACGCTGTGAAACCCCCCTCTTATTTAATCATCCAAGGACActcgaaagtgaaaaaatacggTAGTAATAAAATCGAGAGATCTGACGAAGCACTGACCCAAGATACCAACGATATTGTCAACGAACCGACGAAATATGAGTTACCTAAAGAGATCAGAGCGGGAAGACAAATCGGTGTCGAAGATTTCCTACCATTTGACGGCATCCTCGGAGATTCGTTCAAGGATTTCGTGTCCAGTCAAGCCGAAGGATCGGGTTTTGGGGCTGAACTTACTAGGGTTATGTTCCCATCTTATGTTCGATCTACTCCTACACCAGAGCTCGAGTCTCCTAGAAGCAGCGAACAGCTAGAGCTAGATGACGAATCGTCGCTCGAGTAG
- the LOC135847090 gene encoding uncharacterized protein LOC135847090 yields MEVPKMGDEVTIPFDMLTYLAATNVIPEPPSHVKGKKRKLYRFIIERYNSDDGTIQAGLLEPLFHYKIVLSYNYFSSAQLIIKTPKNTRSQSKKRMPNCNVAFAAQNPEVSESGILLHDPTQMQQNMENPLGEGVPQILTSFTLPELENDSRPPPNTNAPFSFNLPENSSGQVLKMAISLAQSKVLHYENLANNARNQLARLKERHSEDDPDDMIGTMKEIQIKELTEKYSKKMLDIFNDEPVMSYEFRNIKDDKYPALDFTMVQRLPLIITFDKNAEYEQAFEEYMKGTTIFNLLDGRRVYGSLKVPIWESSSKSADKPATLKGTESVTRFALPFKNSAVLMYACRGFSCRFYRPNRRIVRQHEIDTGHFIEQEKGPQKESPSKNNNELVVSTNKGEVKHEYRYSSDDSVVETEVTHAREITVTKNRRRFRKRESEYTESPQQQEIKREERRRSSSEDSLIEVGVYQLDKRGRKRPYVKTKVSTNGPKQETKTEQYSSDDSVIEVGITRPDENGP; encoded by the exons ATGGAGGTGCCAAAAATGGGGGATGAGGTTACGATCCCGTTTGACATGTTGACGTATTTAGCTGCTACTAATGTGATACCTGAGCCCCCTTCCCATGTGAAGggtaaaaaaaggaaattgtATCGCTTCATCATAGAGCGATACAACAGCGATGATGGAACCATTCAAGCTGGTCTTCTGGAACCTCTGTTCCATTACAAAATAGTGTTGAGCTACAACTATTTCAGTAGTGCCCAGCTCATCattaaaacaccaaaaaatacgCGGTCACAGTCCAAGAAGCGTATGCCCAACTGTAAT GTGGCATTCGCAGCACAAAATCCAGAAGTATCAGAAAGTGGCATCCTCCTACACGATCCTACCCAGATGCAACAAAATATGGAAAATCCATTAGGTGAAGGAGTTCCACAAATATTGACCAGCTTCACTTTACCTGAACTGGAAAATGATTCGAGACCACCGCCTAATACAAATGCACCGTTCAGTTTTAATCTGCCAGAGAACTCGAGCGGACAAGTGTTGAAAATGGCCATTTCTCTGGCTCAATCAAAAGTGCTACATTATGAAAATTTAGCGAATAATGCCCGAAACCAACTCgcaag ATTAAAAGAGAGACATTCAGAAGACGATCCTGACGACATGATTGGAACGATGAAAGAGATACAAATTAAAGAATtgactgaaaaatattcaaaaaagatGTTGGATATTTTCAACGATGAGCCAGTGATGTCTTACGAATTTCGCAATATAAAGGACGACAAATATCCAGCTCTGGACTTTACGATGGTACAACGTTTGCCACTCATTATTACCTTCGACAAAAATGCCGAGTATGAGCAAGCCTTTGAAGAATATATGAAGGGGACAACGATCTTCAATTTATTAGATGGAAGACGTGTGTATGGTTCATTGAAAGTACCAATTTG GGAATCTAGCAGTAAAAGCGCTGACAAGCCAGCAACGTTGAAAGGGACCGAGAGTGTGACAAGATTTGCTCTGCCATTCAAGAATTCTGCCGTACTGATGTACGCTTGTCGAGGTTTTAGTTGCCGATTTTATCGCCCAAATCGCCGAATTGTTCGACAACACGAGATAGATACTGGACATTTTATTGAACAAGAA aaAGGACCTCAGAAAGAAAGTCCATCGAAGAACAATAACGAACTCGTAGTATCTACGAATAAAGGAGAGGTCAAGCATGAATATCGATATTCGTCCGACGATTCAGTGGTTGAAACAGAAGTGACTCACGCCCGAGAAATAACCGTTACCAAAAATCGTCGCAGATTCAGAAAGAGAGAATCCGAATACACGGAATCTCCTCAACAGCAGGAAATAAAACGAGAAGAAAGGCGGCGCTCGTCTTCTGAAGACTCCCTCATCGAAGTCGGTGTTTACCAACTGGACAAACGTGGCAGAAAGAGGCCTTATGTAAAGACAAAAGTATCCACAAATGGACCTAAGCAAGAAACGAAGACCGAACAATATTCATCCGACGATTCCGTAATTGAGGTTGGAATTACACGGCCGGATGAGAATGGGCCTTAG
- the LOC135847777 gene encoding myb-like protein U isoform X1: MCKRFRVILNILIVLHIRIISADSPFDVLRTPRSFEKQSSRGIMSPKMDYDEWTPLGRGDPLKNDPTFDYSPPMVGKVKYWISPLLRTPDPPIVPIKELTTETSQITATITSSSSSSSSSSSLSATSKSSQLQSPASGFKHSTESIKRFYIDFKDPSDTSYVHLMNTKFNNKFIRPSQSVQYQNHFYTPTRQPPPAPLPMLVPPPPIEPNSYSSNKPSDINSTTSLTHSWDVNKPLPTTLASMAVPPAPIAVTSSVTKTFATAKPDPSGMPVMKTELPFLKLLLDKETSESYLAMAAPTTTVKPLTPNPLITFPNNKHSHAVKPPSYLIIQGHSKVKKYGSNKIERSDEALTQDTNDIVNEPTKYELPKEIRAGRQIGVEDFLPFDGILGDSFKDFVSSQAEGSGFGAELTRVMFPSYVRSTPTPELESPRSSEQLELDDESSLE, from the coding sequence GTTCATTTGAAAAACAGTCGTCGAGAGGAATCATGTCTCCGAAAATGGATTACGACGAATGGACGCCTTTGGGACGAGGCGATCCGTTAAAAAATGATCCTACCTTTGATTACTCTCCTCCGATGGTTGGCAAAGTGAAATACTGGATTAGTCCATTGCTGAGGACACCCGACCCGCCAATAGTTCCGATCAAAGAGTTAACTACAGAAACGAGTCAAATAACCGCCACAATtacctcatcatcatcatcgtcatcttcATCCTCATCATTATCAGCAACCAGTAAATCGTCTCAACTACAAAGTCCCGCATCCGGCTTCAAACATTCGACCGAATCGATCAAACGATTCTATATCGATTTCAAAGACCCGTCTGATACATCGTACGTGCATTTGATGAACACGAAATTTAACAATAAATTTATCCGACCGTCCCAAAGCGTCCAGTATCAGAACCATTTCTACACACCGACTCGTCAACCACCTCCAGCCCCGTTGCCTATGCTAGTACCTCCACCACCCATCGAACCTAATAGCTATTCGTCGAATAAACCATCGGATATTAATTCTACTACCTCTTTAACGCATTCATGGGATGTCAACAAACCTCTACCTACGACATTAGCATCCATGGCGGTACCACCGGCCCCCATTGCTGTAACGTCTTCGGTAACCAAGACTTTTGCGACTGCTAAGCCAGACCCATCAGGCATGCCAGTGATGAAAACAGAGTtgccttttttgaaacttttgctAGATAAAGAAACCTCAGAATCGTATCTAGCCATGGCAGCACCTACAACTACGGTTAAACCTCTAACGCCTAATCCTTTAATAACGTTCCCCAATAATAAACACAGCCACGCTGTGAAACCCCCCTCTTATTTAATCATCCAAGGACActcgaaagtgaaaaaatacggTAGTAATAAAATCGAGAGATCTGACGAAGCACTGACCCAAGATACCAACGATATTGTCAACGAACCGACGAAATATGAGTTACCTAAAGAGATCAGAGCGGGAAGACAAATCGGTGTCGAAGATTTCCTACCATTTGACGGCATCCTCGGAGATTCGTTCAAGGATTTCGTGTCCAGTCAAGCCGAAGGATCGGGTTTTGGGGCTGAACTTACTAGGGTTATGTTCCCATCTTATGTTCGATCTACTCCTACACCAGAGCTCGAGTCTCCTAGAAGCAGCGAACAGCTAGAGCTAGATGACGAATCGTCGCTCGAGTAG
- the LOC135847026 gene encoding uncharacterized protein LOC135847026 gives MEVPKIGDDVTIPFETLKQLAANNLIPEPPSHVGRGRKRKLYTFKMDRYNTDGETILASLTDPQFDYHVVLSINYFTKAKTNNKTTPKMSSQFKKRNVALAAGQNSEVSESGILNDPTQAQQMKDPLDGAVPRILTSFSLPEPENISRMPPNLNASKVSFSFNSPPENSSGQVLQMAISLAESKVIHYENLANNAKNQLLRLKEKYIEDDPDDMIGTMKEIQIKELAEKYSKKMLDIFNDEPVMSYEFRNIKDDKYPALDFTMVQRLPLIITFEKNAEYEQAFEEYMKGTSIFNLLDGRRVYGSLKVPIWESNRISSDKPAMLKGAESVIRFALPFKNSAVLMYACRGFSCPFYRPNRRIVRQHEIATGHFIEQEKGPQKGSPSKNNNALAVSINKQEVKREYRYSSDDSVVETEVTHAREITVTKNRRRSKKRASEYTESAQHGKIKREGNLRSSSEDSLIEVGVYQLDKRGRKRPYERPKVSTNKPKQEMKNEAYSSDDSVIEVGIIRPDENRL, from the exons ATGGAGGTGCCAAAAATAGGGGACGACGTTACAATTCCTTTCGAAACGTTGAAACAATTAGCCGCTAATAATTTAATACCCGAGCCACCATCCCATGTTGGGAGAGGCAGAAAGAGGAAATTGTATACATTCAAGATGGACAGATACAACACCGATGGAGAAACTATTCTAGCAAGTCTTACCGATCCGCAGTTCGATTACCACGTAGTTTTGAGCATAAATTATTTCACCAAGGCCAAGACCAACAATAAGACAACTCCTAAAATGTCATCACAGTTCAAGAAACGTAAT GTGGCATTGGCTGCAGGACAAAATTCAGAAGTCTCAGAAAGTGGTATCTTGAACGATCCTACACAGGCGCAACAAATGAAAGATCCACTAGATGGAGCCGTTCCAAGAATTTTGACAAGCTTCAGTTTACCTGAAcctgaaaatatttcaagaatgcCGCCTAATTTAAATGCCTCGAAAGTATCATTCAGTTTTAATTCACCACCCGAGAACTCGAGTGGACAAGTGTTGCAAATGGCCATTTCTCTGGCTGAGTCGAAAGTGATACACTAcgaaaatttggcaaataatGCCAAGAACCAACtcttgag ATTGAAAGAGAAATATATTGAAGATGATCCTGACGACATGATAGGAACGATGAAAGAGATACAAATTAAAGAATTAGccgaaaaatattccaaaaagaTGTTGGATATTTTTAACGATGAGCCAGTCATGTCTTACGAATTTCGCAATATAAAGGACGACAAATATCCAGCTTTAGATTTTACGATGGTACAACGTTTGCCCCTAATTATTACGTTTGAGAAAAATGCCGAGTACGAGCAAGCCTTTGAGGAGTATATGAAGGGAACctcgattttcaatttattggatGGTAGACGCGTTTATGGTTCATTGAAAGTtccaatttg GGAATCAAACAGAATAAGCTCTGACAAGCCAGCAATGTTGAAAGGCGCCGAGAGTGTGATAAGATTTGCCTTACCATTCAAGAATTCTGCCGTACTGATGTATGCTTGTCGAGGTTTTAGTTGCCCATTTTATCGGCCGAATCGCCGAATTGTTCGACAACACGAGATAGCCACTGGACATTTCATTGAACAAGAA AAAGGACCACAGAAAGGAAGTCCATCGAAGAACAATAACGCACTCGCAGTATCTATCAATAAACAAGAGGTTAAGCGTGAATACCGATATTCGTCCGACGATTCAGTGGTCGAAACTGAAGTTACGCACGCCCGAGAAATAACCGTTACAAAAAATCGTCGAAGATCGAAAAAAAGAGCATCCGAATATACCGAATCTGCTCaacatggaaaaataaaacgcgAAGGAAACCTGCGCTCGTCTTCTGAAGACTCCCTCATCGAAGTCGGTGTTTACCAACTGGACAAACGTGGCCGAAAGAGACCATATGAGAGACCAAAAGTATCTACGAATAAGCCAAAGCAAGAAATGAAGAACGAAGCATATTCATCCGACGATTCCGTAATTGAAGTTGGAATAATACGGCCGGATGAAAATAGGCTTTAG